In Enterobacter sp. 638, a single window of DNA contains:
- a CDS encoding lysozyme inhibitor LprI family protein — MKRLMITAAALLFSASALADDCANANTQSEMNICAAQQYQAADKKLNQTYQDAMKRAAVPQRDLLKKAQQAWITLRDADCAFAASGTAGGSVQPMILNQCLAEKTTDREAFLASMMQCEEGDLSCPLPPAN; from the coding sequence ATGAAACGATTAATGATAACCGCAGCAGCGTTGCTGTTTAGCGCTAGCGCGCTGGCAGACGATTGCGCCAATGCCAACACGCAGTCCGAGATGAACATATGCGCTGCCCAGCAGTATCAGGCGGCGGATAAAAAACTGAATCAAACGTATCAGGATGCAATGAAGCGCGCCGCAGTCCCTCAGCGCGATCTGCTCAAAAAAGCGCAGCAGGCGTGGATCACCCTGCGTGATGCCGATTGCGCCTTCGCCGCCTCCGGCACGGCGGGCGGCAGCGTTCAGCCGATGATCCTGAATCAATGCCTGGCGGAAAAAACCACTGACCGTGAAGCGTTCCTTGCCTCAATGATGCAGTGTGAAGAAGGCGATTTAAGCTGCCCGCTGCCGCCGGCCAATTAA
- the putP gene encoding sodium/proline symporter PutP, protein MAISTPMLVTFLVYIFGMILIGFLAWRSTKNFDDYILGGRSLGPMVTALSAGASDMSGWLLMGLPGAIFISGISESWIAIGLTLGAWVNWKLVAGRLRVHTELNNNALTLPDYFTGRFEDKSRILRIISALVILLFFTIYCASGIVAGARLFESTFGMSYETALWAGAAATIIYTFVGGFLAVSWTDTVQASLMIFALILTPVIVIITVGGFGDSLEVIKQKSIENVDMLKGLNFVAIVSLMGWGLGYFGQPHILARFMAADSHHTIVHARRISMTWMILCLAGACAVGFFGIAYFTNNPALAGAVNQNAERVFIELAQILFNPWIAGILLSAILAAVMSTLSCQLLVCSSAITEDLYKAFLRKGASQKELVWVGRFMVLVVALVSISLAANPENRVLGLVSYAWAGFGAAFGPVVLFSVLWSRMTRNGALAGMIIGAVTVIVWKQFAWLGLYEIIPGFIFGSIGIVVFSLLGKAPSASMQQRFAEADAQYHTAPPSKLQAE, encoded by the coding sequence ATGGCTATTAGCACACCGATGCTGGTGACATTTCTCGTTTATATTTTTGGCATGATCTTGATAGGGTTTTTGGCGTGGCGATCAACGAAGAACTTCGATGATTATATTCTGGGCGGGCGCAGTTTAGGGCCGATGGTCACCGCGCTGTCTGCGGGTGCATCCGACATGAGCGGCTGGCTGCTGATGGGCCTGCCGGGCGCGATTTTTATCTCGGGGATTTCTGAAAGCTGGATAGCTATTGGCCTGACGCTGGGCGCATGGGTCAACTGGAAGCTGGTGGCGGGGCGCCTGCGCGTTCACACCGAGTTAAACAACAATGCGCTGACGCTGCCGGATTACTTCACCGGGCGTTTCGAGGATAAAAGCCGCATTCTGCGCATTATCTCCGCGCTGGTCATTTTGCTGTTCTTCACCATCTATTGTGCCTCTGGCATTGTGGCGGGTGCGCGTCTGTTCGAAAGCACCTTCGGGATGAGCTACGAAACGGCGCTGTGGGCCGGTGCCGCTGCGACCATCATTTATACCTTCGTTGGCGGTTTCCTGGCGGTGAGCTGGACCGATACCGTGCAGGCGAGTCTGATGATTTTCGCGCTGATCCTGACCCCGGTGATTGTGATTATCACGGTTGGCGGCTTTGGTGATTCGCTGGAAGTGATCAAACAGAAGAGCATTGAAAACGTCGATATGCTGAAAGGGCTTAACTTCGTGGCCATTGTTTCGCTGATGGGCTGGGGCCTGGGCTACTTTGGTCAGCCGCATATTCTGGCGCGTTTCATGGCCGCCGATTCCCACCACACCATCGTTCATGCCCGTCGTATCAGTATGACGTGGATGATCCTGTGTCTGGCCGGTGCGTGTGCCGTCGGCTTCTTCGGTATCGCCTACTTCACGAATAACCCGGCGCTGGCGGGAGCGGTCAATCAGAACGCCGAGCGCGTGTTTATCGAGCTGGCGCAGATTCTGTTTAACCCGTGGATTGCCGGTATTCTACTGTCTGCCATTCTGGCGGCGGTGATGTCGACGCTGAGCTGCCAGCTGCTGGTGTGCTCCAGTGCGATTACGGAAGATCTCTACAAAGCCTTCCTGCGTAAAGGCGCGAGCCAGAAAGAGCTGGTGTGGGTCGGGCGCTTTATGGTGCTGGTGGTAGCGTTGGTGTCTATTTCACTGGCCGCTAACCCGGAGAACCGCGTGTTAGGTCTGGTAAGCTACGCGTGGGCAGGCTTTGGTGCTGCGTTTGGCCCGGTGGTGCTGTTCTCCGTGCTGTGGTCACGTATGACGCGTAATGGTGCGCTAGCCGGGATGATTATCGGTGCGGTGACGGTTATCGTCTGGAAGCAGTTCGCGTGGCTGGGCCTGTACGAAATCATTCCAGGCTTTATCTTCGGTAGTATCGGTATCGTGGTGTTCAGCCTGCTGGGCAAAGCACCGTCGGCGTCGATGCAACAACGCTTCGCCGAAGCGGATGCGCAGTACCATACGGCACCGCCGTCTAAGTTGCAGGCCGAGTGA
- the putA gene encoding trifunctional transcriptional regulator/proline dehydrogenase/L-glutamate gamma-semialdehyde dehydrogenase codes for MGMTTMGVKLDDATRERIKSAATRIDRTPHWLIKQAIFNYLERLESEDGLPELPALLAGAANESEDTTPAVEEIHQPFLDFAEQILPQSVSRAAITAAYRRAETDAVPMLLEQARLPEPIASQAHSLAYQLADKLRNQKTATGRAGMVQGLLQEFSLSSLEGVALMCLAEALLRIPDKATRDALIRDKISNGNWHSHIGRSPSLFVNAATWGLLFTGKLVSTHNEANLSRSLNRIIGKSGEPLIRKGVDMAMRLMGEQFVTGETISEALANARKLEDKGFRYSYDMLGEAALTAADAQAYMVSYQQAIHAIGKASNGRGIYEGPGISIKLSALHPRYSRAQYDRVIDELYPRLKSLTLLARQYDIGINIDAEEADRLEISLDMLEKLCFEPELAGWNGIGFVIQAYLKRCPFVIDYLIDLASRSRRRLMIRLVKGAYWDSEIKRAQMDGLEGYPVYTRKVYTDVSYLACAKKLLGVPNLIYPQFATHNAHTLAAIYSLAGQNYYPGQYEFQCLHGMGEPLYEQVTGKVADGKLNRPCRIYAPVGTHETLLAYLVRRLLENGANTSFVNRIADTTLPLDELVADPVQAVEKLAAQEGQIGLPHPKIPLPRELYGKDRVNSAGLDLTNEHRLASLSSALLNSALQKWQAKPILEQSVDAGEMQPVVNPAEPKDVVGFVREATESEVELALENAVNNAPIWFATPPQERAATLERAAILMEGQMQQLIGILVREAGKTFSNAIAEVREAVDFLHYYAGQVRNDFDNETHRPLGPVVCISPWNFPLAIFTGQIAAALAAGNSVLAKPAEQTPLIAAQGINILLEAGVPPGVVQLLPGRGETVGAKLTSDNRVRGVMFTGSTEVATLLQRNIATRLDPQGRPTPLVAETGGMNAMIVDSSALTEQVVVDVLASAFDSAGQRCSALRVLCLQDDIADHTLKMLRGAMAECRMGNPGRLTTDIGPVIDAEAKANIEQHIQAMRAKGRPVFQAVRENSEDAREWNTGTFIAPTLIELSSFDELKKEVFGPVLHVVRYSRNNLEALVEQINASGYGLTLGVHTRIDETIAQVTGSAKVGNLYVNRNMVGAVVGVQPFGGEGLSGTGPKAGGPLYLYRLLANRPENALGITLARQDAERPVDAQVKALISQPLDALAKWAEKRPELRALCQQYGEQAQAGTQRLLPGPTGERNTWTLMPRERVLCVADNEQDTLVQLAAAMATGCEVLWPEDGLHRDLAKQLPKEVSGRIRYAKPDVLIAQAFDAVIYHGDSDQLRELCEQVAARDGAIVSVQGFARGETNLLLERLYVEHSLSVNTAAAGGNASLMTIG; via the coding sequence ATGGGCATGACCACCATGGGGGTTAAGCTGGATGACGCGACCCGCGAACGGATTAAAAGCGCCGCCACTCGAATTGACCGCACACCGCACTGGTTAATTAAGCAGGCCATTTTTAATTATCTGGAACGTCTGGAAAGTGAAGACGGTTTACCGGAATTGCCTGCCCTGCTGGCCGGAGCGGCCAACGAAAGCGAAGATACGACGCCAGCCGTTGAAGAAATTCATCAACCTTTCCTCGATTTCGCCGAACAGATTCTGCCGCAGTCCGTTAGCCGCGCGGCCATCACCGCCGCGTATCGCCGTGCCGAAACCGACGCCGTCCCAATGCTGCTTGAGCAAGCACGCCTGCCGGAGCCGATTGCCTCGCAGGCGCACAGCCTGGCGTATCAGCTTGCCGACAAACTCCGCAACCAGAAAACCGCAACCGGTCGCGCCGGAATGGTGCAAGGGCTGTTGCAGGAGTTCTCGCTTTCGTCGCTGGAAGGCGTGGCGCTGATGTGCCTGGCCGAAGCGCTGCTGCGCATCCCGGATAAAGCCACCCGCGATGCGCTAATCCGCGACAAAATCAGCAACGGCAACTGGCATTCTCACATTGGCCGCAGCCCGTCGCTGTTTGTGAACGCCGCGACCTGGGGTCTGTTGTTTACCGGCAAACTGGTGTCGACCCATAACGAAGCCAATCTCTCGCGCTCCCTGAACCGCATTATCGGTAAAAGTGGCGAGCCGCTGATCCGCAAGGGCGTGGACATGGCGATGCGCCTGATGGGCGAACAGTTCGTGACCGGGGAAACCATTTCCGAAGCGTTGGCAAACGCCCGCAAGCTCGAAGATAAAGGGTTCCGCTACTCCTACGATATGCTGGGTGAAGCGGCGCTCACCGCCGCTGATGCGCAGGCGTATATGGTCTCTTATCAACAGGCGATCCACGCGATTGGCAAAGCCTCTAACGGCCGCGGTATCTACGAAGGTCCGGGCATTTCGATCAAGCTTTCTGCCCTGCACCCGCGCTACAGCCGTGCGCAGTATGACCGCGTGATTGACGAACTCTATCCGCGCCTGAAGTCATTAACCCTGCTGGCGCGCCAGTACGACATCGGCATTAACATCGATGCCGAAGAAGCCGATCGTCTGGAAATCTCTCTCGACATGCTGGAAAAGCTGTGCTTCGAGCCAGAGCTGGCGGGCTGGAACGGGATTGGTTTTGTCATCCAGGCCTACCTGAAACGCTGCCCGTTTGTCATTGATTACCTCATTGATTTGGCTTCCCGCAGCCGTCGTCGTCTGATGATTCGTCTGGTGAAAGGCGCTTACTGGGACAGCGAAATCAAACGTGCGCAAATGGACGGCCTGGAAGGCTATCCGGTCTACACCCGCAAGGTCTACACCGACGTCTCTTATCTGGCCTGTGCGAAAAAACTGCTTGGCGTGCCGAACCTGATTTACCCGCAGTTCGCCACCCACAACGCCCATACGCTGGCGGCAATTTACAGCCTGGCCGGACAAAACTACTATCCAGGCCAGTATGAATTCCAGTGCCTGCACGGCATGGGTGAGCCGCTGTACGAGCAGGTCACCGGCAAAGTGGCGGATGGCAAACTGAACCGTCCATGCCGCATTTATGCTCCGGTCGGCACGCACGAAACGCTGCTGGCGTATCTGGTGCGCCGTCTGCTCGAGAACGGCGCGAACACCTCGTTCGTGAACCGCATCGCCGACACTACGCTGCCGCTGGATGAGCTGGTTGCGGATCCGGTTCAGGCGGTGGAAAAATTAGCCGCACAGGAAGGCCAAATCGGTCTCCCGCACCCAAAAATCCCTCTGCCGCGCGAGCTGTACGGAAAAGATCGCGTCAACTCTGCGGGCCTGGATCTGACGAACGAACACCGTCTGGCGTCGCTCTCCTCCGCCCTGCTCAACAGCGCGCTGCAAAAATGGCAGGCCAAACCGATTCTTGAGCAATCGGTCGACGCCGGTGAAATGCAGCCGGTGGTTAACCCAGCCGAACCAAAAGATGTCGTCGGATTTGTGCGCGAAGCAACCGAAAGTGAAGTCGAACTGGCGCTGGAAAATGCCGTCAATAACGCGCCTATCTGGTTCGCCACGCCACCGCAGGAGCGTGCGGCGACTCTGGAACGCGCCGCGATCCTGATGGAAGGCCAGATGCAGCAATTGATCGGCATTCTGGTGCGCGAAGCGGGTAAAACCTTCAGCAACGCGATTGCCGAAGTGCGCGAGGCGGTTGATTTCCTGCATTACTATGCGGGCCAGGTGCGCAACGATTTCGATAACGAAACCCACCGCCCGCTCGGTCCGGTGGTCTGTATCAGCCCGTGGAACTTCCCGCTGGCCATTTTCACCGGACAGATCGCGGCCGCGCTGGCCGCCGGTAACAGCGTGCTGGCAAAACCCGCCGAGCAAACCCCGCTGATTGCCGCTCAAGGGATCAACATCCTGCTGGAAGCAGGCGTTCCGCCAGGTGTGGTACAACTTCTGCCAGGCCGAGGCGAAACCGTCGGCGCGAAGCTGACGTCGGATAACCGCGTACGCGGGGTGATGTTTACCGGCTCGACCGAAGTGGCGACGCTGCTGCAACGTAATATCGCGACGCGCCTTGATCCGCAGGGTCGCCCGACACCGCTGGTCGCCGAAACCGGCGGGATGAACGCCATGATCGTGGATTCTTCCGCCTTGACCGAACAGGTGGTGGTGGACGTGCTGGCCTCGGCGTTCGACAGTGCCGGTCAGCGCTGCTCTGCCCTGCGCGTACTGTGCTTGCAGGACGACATCGCCGACCACACGCTGAAAATGCTGCGTGGTGCGATGGCCGAATGCCGTATGGGGAATCCAGGACGCCTGACCACCGATATCGGTCCGGTGATTGATGCCGAAGCCAAAGCCAATATCGAACAGCACATCCAGGCGATGCGCGCCAAAGGCCGTCCAGTCTTCCAGGCGGTTCGTGAAAACAGCGAAGACGCCCGCGAATGGAACACCGGGACATTTATCGCCCCGACGTTGATTGAGCTTTCAAGCTTCGACGAGCTGAAAAAAGAGGTCTTCGGCCCGGTGCTGCACGTGGTGCGCTATAGCCGCAACAACCTTGAAGCGCTGGTGGAACAAATCAACGCCTCCGGCTACGGCTTGACGCTCGGCGTGCACACCCGAATCGACGAAACCATCGCGCAAGTCACCGGCAGTGCGAAAGTAGGGAACCTGTACGTCAACCGCAATATGGTTGGCGCAGTGGTCGGCGTGCAACCGTTTGGCGGTGAAGGGCTATCCGGAACGGGTCCGAAAGCCGGTGGTCCGCTGTATCTGTACCGTCTGCTGGCGAACCGTCCAGAGAACGCGTTGGGCATTACGCTGGCGCGACAGGATGCTGAGCGCCCGGTCGATGCGCAAGTGAAAGCCCTGATTTCGCAGCCGCTGGACGCGCTGGCGAAATGGGCAGAAAAACGCCCGGAACTGCGCGCGTTGTGTCAGCAGTATGGCGAACAGGCGCAGGCCGGTACGCAGCGTCTGCTGCCTGGTCCAACCGGCGAGCGCAACACCTGGACGCTGATGCCGCGCGAGCGCGTGCTGTGCGTCGCTGATAATGAACAGGATACGCTGGTGCAGCTGGCGGCCGCTATGGCGACGGGTTGTGAAGTGCTGTGGCCGGAAGACGGTTTGCACCGCGACCTGGCAAAACAGCTGCCGAAAGAGGTTTCCGGTCGTATTCGCTACGCGAAGCCCGACGTCCTGATTGCCCAGGCCTTTGACGCGGTGATTTACCACGGTGATTCCGACCAGCTACGTGAGTTGTGCGAGCAAGTTGCGGCACGTGACGGTGCGATTGTTTCGGTTCAGGGCTTTGCCCGTGGCGAAACCAATCTGCTGCTGGAGCGTCTGTACGTGGAGCACTCGCTCAGCGTCAACACCGCGGCGGCGGGCGGTAACGCCAGCCTGATGACAATCGGGTAA